In Conger conger chromosome 5, fConCon1.1, whole genome shotgun sequence, the DNA window tacagcTGCGATATACAATCCTTTACTAGATAACTTCCAGGGCCAGAGGATTTTCCAAACAGGCAAAtggctctctctttccttgAATTTCCTTAGCCTGGCTCTGTTTAGCTTTGCAACTTTTTAATAATACACAGGCAATAGTGAGGGGGGGTTGCATTATGGCAATAACATGTGGAAAAAGAGTGGATAATAAGCAGAAGGTGCATAGTGAGCATGTAGGGTTTGCTGAACGTGTGGGCGTTGTTTCTGTGAAATaagactgtgattggctgtacaGTAGTACATGGATTAAAGTGCATGGTTGGTTGAATGGGGAGAAaaatgagggtttttttttttttccctctctcacccctccacTTTGCTTTTACCCCTTAATCCTTCCAGGGATTCTCTGTCTCTACCATCTCTACAAGTGTTTGCCACCGGGAACTTACTAGCAATAGCTGAATTGTACAAATAGAGTCATGTACACATTTAGAATGGTATGGTGCTCAAATATCTAGTGCATGTAGTTAAGTCAATGCACAAGTCagagtaattaattaatttgcctTTGTTGAGCTTTTTTTTGCTATACTGTACACTCAAAATGTAGAAGACTTGTTTAATGATGTGTAGTTCATGCGTGTGATTGGTTGTTAAATATCTGAAGAAGGTTCAATCTTCAGGGACCATCGAATAATTATGTGCAATTATCGCCTCGTGTCTTCTGTGGTAACCTCAGACTGACATGCAGTTAAGGTGTGACTACTGTGCAGATGCTTTGACAAAGGAGAACTTGGAAGGAATAAACTCGAAGACCTAAGCTCTTTTgcgttttctccattttctttgCTTTATAGAAAATGATAGAGATTATTactattcatattattattattattattattatcctaaAGAAGTGATTGTAAAACTAAAACTATGAGACACACGTCCTACCTACCTCCTGAAATGAACGAGACGACACTTTGGATATTTATTCCGTAtatccccctcccacacactttgtttgctttttatgAAGGAAGAGGGAAGCCTTTGAGCGTATAGAAATGAGAAGcagttttgcattttttgaCTGGAGGAAGGTAGCAGATATATAGCCAGGCCCCCACTGTTCTGTTGGAAAGTAAGTGGGCTGTTCCCGACACCCCAGCAGATGGGGAGGGTATGCTGTGTGGAAGATTTTACTGTGGAGGTGCGGCCTCTCATTAACGCTGAATACATGTACACGGTCATATACAAgttttggcacccctggtcaaatttctgattttgtttaaaaaaaaaaaattaaaaaaaatctggGTAAAAATAAGTCAACCTCAGAAATTGAGCAAATCAATGGTAATTATGCATACATTCTTTTCAAAACTATGTAGTTTCAGTTTCTCCCTGGCAGAAGTTGTGCCAACTTCCTATTTTCACATAATCTTAGCAATTTAACTGGAGGTTTTGGCTACATGGTCTCCCAGTGAGAGCAGCAAGTAAAGATTTAAACTCCTTCTTTCAAACTTCCCCCCCTCAGTTCAAAGAAAGGTTTTGTGTCTGTCCATTTATAGGTAGTTTGAACAGTATTTGAGCTGAGAGCTGTGTTGGCACACAATGAGGGTAATGTAGTCAAGTATGATTTCATTGGTATGTGTTCCCATGGCAATTGGTCCATTTCTGGAACACTTCATTGGCAGCTGAGATTGTATAAGGGAGAAACAGGAAGGTTGTGACCCTGAGGTGTGGATTATATATACTTGCATAATTAGAGCTCACAAGTGTATTTTGAGAATAACAGCAGATGAACCCTGCTGAATTGGAGTAGGTGATAATGGGTGTCATTTAATCATATTGCAACACAGAATAATGGCCTGCTAATTTGTAGGAAGTTTTGCCATATttaactgtacagtacatttgtgCCTGCAAGTTACTTTGTGTGTATGGTATGCCTTAACGATTAAAACATGTAAATACCCTATACTTCTGTACATATGCAGTAATGTTTGACACCTTTCTGTCAGTGAGGTGTCTTAAAGTATTACTGTGACTTGGTACTATTCCCCATTTATAAGTGAAAGCAACAGAAATGTTCTGCTGTAATAAATACTTTCCGCTGCTGGATGCCTCTAAAATGGAGTCCCACACCACAATAACAATAATCCAAAGTGCACCCGTCTgatttgcttttatttgttttacagaaTAAATTGTGGAAATGGCTGATCTGAAGCAGCGTGCCAAGGAAAAGAAAGATGCAGACTCTGTATCAGACAGGGCAGACATCACTCAGGAATCGCTGAAGAACCGTATGTCCTCTCTTCGGAAAAGCACTTCAAGACTGTGTCAGCTGTCTAGGCTGCCCTTGGGCAGTTCTGAAAAGCCTCTAAACGGAGCCCAAcctgctctgtttgtttgcggCAGTGTCCCTGATGTAGATCCAGATGGGTCACCAACTCATGCTCTCGCAAACGGACCTGGTTCACATGCCACCTTGGATGAGCTCTGTGCCTCGAACAACGGTGGCGTTTCATTGAGCGAAACTGCACCAGGGCAAGCGGGGAAAGTATCGCAGCCGTCCAGCGAGCCCAAGGCAGACTCTCTGAAGAATGTGCCAGGGATCCTCCCCAAAGGATCAGCCACGCAGGTGTGTGCCAAGGCGACGGTGTCGAAAGGAGACGAGAGCAAGTCTGAGGCCCTGGACGGACTCTCTGCGGACAACCAGGACGAAATGCTGGTCAGTCAAATCAGGGCCCCGAAGGGGATTGGTGCCAGGCGAATATGGGATTTCGACATGGAGTCTTCTGAGAGCTCTTCAGACGACTACGAGAGTGCGAACGATCTGAACTGGGACCCCCAGAAGGAGTTCATGCAGTTCCTGTGGAATGACCATGACGATCCGGACCTGGAGAAGAAGCTGGAGACGGCGCCTCAGCCCGCTGGGGGAAGACGACGAAAGCGCAAGATGGacatggtggtgatggtggacCCTTCTGAAAAGCTTTACGATGAGAAGTTGCTGGCGGACGTCGATTCGGATTTTGAGGAGGGTGTGCCAAATGCTATTTCTGGCAGCAATGTACATTCCCGCAGGAAAAGGCCCAAATTGCAGTCTTCGCTGAGCTCCTGTGAAACCTACCCGAGTGACACTGTAGAGGCCATCAAGCAGCTTATGTTAAGTGCGCCGTCAAAAAAAACCAAGGACGACGGCCTCCGCGAAGTCGATGCGGATTTGGGCTCGGAAGAAGAGCCCTCGTTTTTTCCGTGCACCAAGTGCAATGTCAATTTTAAAGAGAAGAAGCATTTGCACAGGCATATGATGCACCATCTGGATGGCGGCAGTCAGTTTCGCCACATGAACGTGCCTCGGCCCTTCATATGCAGGGAGTGCGGCCGCTCCTTCCGCGACCGCAACTCCCTCCTGAAGCACATGACCATCCACCAGGAGCGGCGGGAGAAGCTCATGGAGGAGATCAAGGGCCTGAACGAGCTCAAAGACGAAGGCAGGACCGCGCGCCTGCAGTGCCCGCAGTGCGTCTTCGGCACAAACTGCCCCAACACGTTTGTCCAGCATGCCAAAACCCACGAGAAGGACAAGCGGTACTACTGCTGCGAGGAGTGCAACTTCATGGCCGTCACGGAGCACGAGCTGGAGCACCACCTCTCCACCGCCCACCGCGTCGCCCAGTACGTGGCCGTGAGAAAGAACGACCGTTCGCAGGAAAACAGGACCCTCGTCGCCAAGAAAAACAACGTGGTCGACTCGTCGTCCTTGCTCTGCAAGATATGCCCTTACCGCACTCAGAGCAAAAACGCCCTGAAAAAGCACGTCGAGCTCATACATCGACAGCCGTACGTCGATTCCGATAGCCCGGCCTACGAGAGTACAAACAACTATGCAACGCCTGTGCATGAGCCACACAAGTTTGCAGGAAAGTCCCAAAAAACAGACGTACTAGACGTACAGCCAAAGCTCAGCATAGAGAAGCAGCCTTTCAGGAAAAGGACAGAACTGCCCTTTCGGTCTGATGACATAGCCGATCTAATTAGGAAGAAGAAAACCACACAGAAAGCCCGTAAAGGTTTCAATTCCTCGCTGGCGAAGTGGGGCTTCGGCAGCTCGGCCAACAGGCAAACGGCAACGCAACAAGGAAGTGACAAGGAGGGCAAGTCTTCTCTTCAGCAGGCTGAAAAAATAGACATTACGACGGGTCTTCCTTACGTTGAAGATGGTTACAAGGACAGTGACCAAGGTTACGGGGTCACGTTTTCAGCAAACTCAAAAAAGCCAAACTCTCTCCCTAGCTGCTACAAGCAACCAACACCCAAAACCGAGAAGCCCAATAACATCTGCTACCCAGGCTGCAATTCAGACAAGGGCAAAGGGGGCGGTGAAGACCACCACGG includes these proteins:
- the LOC133128628 gene encoding zinc finger protein 644-like, with amino-acid sequence MADLKQRAKEKKDADSVSDRADITQESLKNRMSSLRKSTSRLCQLSRLPLGSSEKPLNGAQPALFVCGSVPDVDPDGSPTHALANGPGSHATLDELCASNNGGVSLSETAPGQAGKVSQPSSEPKADSLKNVPGILPKGSATQVCAKATVSKGDESKSEALDGLSADNQDEMLVSQIRAPKGIGARRIWDFDMESSESSSDDYESANDLNWDPQKEFMQFLWNDHDDPDLEKKLETAPQPAGGRRRKRKMDMVVMVDPSEKLYDEKLLADVDSDFEEGVPNAISGSNVHSRRKRPKLQSSLSSCETYPSDTVEAIKQLMLSAPSKKTKDDGLREVDADLGSEEEPSFFPCTKCNVNFKEKKHLHRHMMHHLDGGSQFRHMNVPRPFICRECGRSFRDRNSLLKHMTIHQERREKLMEEIKGLNELKDEGRTARLQCPQCVFGTNCPNTFVQHAKTHEKDKRYYCCEECNFMAVTEHELEHHLSTAHRVAQYVAVRKNDRSQENRTLVAKKNNVVDSSSLLCKICPYRTQSKNALKKHVELIHRQPYVDSDSPAYESTNNYATPVHEPHKFAGKSQKTDVLDVQPKLSIEKQPFRKRTELPFRSDDIADLIRKKKTTQKARKGFNSSLAKWGFGSSANRQTATQQGSDKEGKSSLQQAEKIDITTGLPYVEDGYKDSDQGYGVTFSANSKKPNSLPSCYKQPTPKTEKPNNICYPGCNSDKGKGGGEDHHGKSSTVEPTIKGKSPSKRKMSTPYHNTMDKAPALLLPKREQTPKRHETPEDMEECDGAYDFDDYASEATSNFLDNSENEQNPYARSYFIRRQRFTTKEEGGSPSDLPKKDCDWENGGEPVQKLVVKEECIETEVCQEDPEADAGPHSDPLQDFEMSPFGSERKSCPYCPAQFESGVGLSNHVRGHLHRVGLSYNARHVVSPEQVASQDRRPRIRRKITSIRRIKKAHKTESQTEHTCPLCGGWFDTKTGLSNHVRGHLKRIGKTITSTSKSPLCILNEMMQDEEEYRNILQVLNKKQFLSRPFVSQKFAGSDGLFLSPTGVPVKIQHIGQDGKPWGPAVTSGPEEESVDKEPAGTKPGVKAPNSSTLIELLKKKKLDEEIEKNRSQTARKCVSVSPSKERSIAAQPVKTESGWPPEKNELNKKVCIHCNTTFPSAVSLSNHLRAYARRKRVALLEGTTYDCKQKKPRSRPGSKKKMFSVPHAADEIYRLTCRFCDLVFQGPLSVQEDWIKHLQRHIMNTSVPRTGAGMVEVTSLPKDPSSPERQTPPPPATQVAS